From Streptomyces sp. NBC_01551:
AGGTGTGCACGAGCCCGCTGGAGACCAGGGTGCGCAGCGCCACCTCCTGCTCCCCCGCCATCCGGCCGAGCTCCGCGGCCTCGCCGCCCAGCTCGGTGCCGCGCCGCTGGACCATGGCGAGGACCTGGAGGACCCCGTCGTGGATGTCGCGGGCGAGGCGCTCGCGCTCGCGGGTGGCGGCCTCGATCTCCAGGGCGCGGGCGAGGGTCGCCTCGCTGGCCCGGGCGACCTCGACGACGTACCCGATGGCTATGGAGGCCACCCAGACCAGCAGCACGTTGTGCAGGGTGTCCCGGGTGGGGTCGCCGCCGTGGACGACGATGTTGGCCACGGCCACGAAGGTGGAGGCGAACCCGGCCCAGCGCCAGCCGCCCTTGATGGCGAAGGCGAGGACCGCGCCGGCCGTCCAGATGCTGGGCAGGGTGGGACCGCCCGCCACGATCCGCTCGTGGGTGTCCGCGATCGGGGTCAGCAGGATGCCGACGATCGCGACGGTGAGGTCGGCGACGAGGAACCGCCTGGTGCAGCTGGCGGCGTTGGCGACCTTGGAGTAGGTCGCCAGGGTCCACACGGTCAGGCACGCGAGGTAGCCGACCGCGACCCAGGGATGGTCGAAGCGCTTGTACGCGGACCCGAACAGCAGGATCGCGTAGACCATGGTGAGCAGCCGGTAGGCCGTCAGGGCCCGCCACAGCGGCTGCTCGACCGACATGCGCACGACGCGCTCGCGTTTCGCCATCTCCCCCACCCCTTGCGGGCGGTGCCGCCCGTCCTACTCCGCGCTCTTGTCGGCCTTCTCGGCCTTCTCGGCCTTGTCCGCCTTGTCGGCGGCCTTGGCGGCCTTCTCGGCGTCGGCGATCTGGCGCTTGGCCGCCGTCGCGTAGATGTCGACGTACTCCTGGCCGGAAAGCTTCATGATCTCGTACATGACCTCGTCGGTCACCGAGCGCAGGATGAAGCGGTCTCCGTCCATGCCCTGGTAGCGGCTGAAGTCCAGCGGCTTGCCGATCCGGATGCCCGGGCGCATCAGCTTCGGGACCACCTTGCCGGGCGGCTGGATCTTCTCGGTGTCGATCATCGCGACGGGGATCACCGGGGCGCCGGTGGCCAGGGCCACGCGGGCCAGGCCGCCGGGCTTGCCGCGGTAGAGGCGACCGTCGGGTGAACGCGTCCCCTCGGGGTAAATACCGAACAGCTCCCCGCGTTCGATGACCTCGATGCCGCTCTTGATGGCGGCCTCGCCGGCCCCGCGGGCGCCGGAGCGGTCCACCGGGAGCTGGCCGACGCCCTTGAAGAAGGCGGCCGTCAGCTTGCCCTTGACGCCGGGGGAGGTGAAGTACTCCGCCTTCGCGATGAAGGTGACCTTCCGGTCCAGCACGGCCGGCAGGAAGAAGGAGTCGGAGAACGAAAGGTGGTTGCTCGCGAGGATCGCCGGCCCCTCCGCGGGAATGTTCTCGAGGCCCTCCACCCAGGGCCTGAAGGCGAGCTTCAGGGACCCGCCGATGGAGAACTTCATTGCGCCGTAGATCAACTCGAATGCCTTCCTGTGTCTGTCGAACAGACCTTATCCCCTGGGTCGGCCCCAGCGGCCCGACGACCCTGGTCGGTGTCACCCCGGTCGCGTACGGTGAAGTCACACAGCGCTACGTACCCCCCACCCCTTCCTAAGGAGACCCTGGTGCCCGTCCTCCCTGGAGCAGAGCCGTTCCGCCACGAGGGCGGAGAGGTCGGCGTGCTTCTCTGCCACGGCTTCACCGGTTCCCCGCAGTCGCTGCGCCCCTGGGCCGAGTATCTGGCCGAGCGGGGTCTGTCGGTGTCGCTGCCGCTGCTGCCCGGGCACGGGAC
This genomic window contains:
- a CDS encoding 1-acyl-sn-glycerol-3-phosphate acyltransferase, whose translation is MKFSIGGSLKLAFRPWVEGLENIPAEGPAILASNHLSFSDSFFLPAVLDRKVTFIAKAEYFTSPGVKGKLTAAFFKGVGQLPVDRSGARGAGEAAIKSGIEVIERGELFGIYPEGTRSPDGRLYRGKPGGLARVALATGAPVIPVAMIDTEKIQPPGKVVPKLMRPGIRIGKPLDFSRYQGMDGDRFILRSVTDEVMYEIMKLSGQEYVDIYATAAKRQIADAEKAAKAADKADKAEKAEKADKSAE
- a CDS encoding MacS family sensor histidine kinase; translation: MAKRERVVRMSVEQPLWRALTAYRLLTMVYAILLFGSAYKRFDHPWVAVGYLACLTVWTLATYSKVANAASCTRRFLVADLTVAIVGILLTPIADTHERIVAGGPTLPSIWTAGAVLAFAIKGGWRWAGFASTFVAVANIVVHGGDPTRDTLHNVLLVWVASIAIGYVVEVARASEATLARALEIEAATRERERLARDIHDGVLQVLAMVQRRGTELGGEAAELGRMAGEQEVALRTLVSSGLVHTSRISRDESLGALVDAYEVDEPGADEGELDLRTLLAPHAGSRVSFAEPGTPVPLPVPAAKELAAAVGAALDNVRKHAGEGARAWILVEDWGDEVIVTVRDDGPGIPAGRLDQAEGEGRMGVALSIRGRLRDLGGTAELVSVPGQGTEVELKVPRGRTQ